The Novipirellula aureliae DNA window AAGGCGGATCATCCCGACTTTCGCCCCGGAAGTGTCTTCTCAAGGGTTGCGATCGCTATTTCCCTCCTAATCATCCCCTCGATCGCTATTGCTCTGCCGACTGCAAAGCTGCTGCGAGACGCTGGCGGCTCGCGCGGGCGAATCTGGAATATCGTCAGTCCGAGCAGGGAAGAGAACACCGCCGGGCTCAAGCGGTTCGCTATCGGATCCGACTTAAAGAACAAAAAGTCGAAGCAGCTCGGGAGCATGCGGCCGACCAACCAGCACAATCCGATGCCTCCGAGACGCCGCGCGAGGGCTATCACAAAGAGGATTCTCAAGAAAAATCTTGCTGTGATCGGCCTGGCTGTTACGAACGTTTCACCCCGCATCCAAGATCACCTCTGCAAAAGTTCTGTTCGTTCAGTTGCCGTAAGGCTTTGCGCTGCGTCCTGTTACGCGAGCGACGCTGGATCTTGAAGTTCGCGACCAAGCCATATCGAGCACGCGACGGGCCTCTTTGAACCTCTCCAAAGCGGCTTTTCGTGTGACGCATATCGATTCCTCGCCAAGTCCACTTACGCTTACGAACCTGTCACTACAAACCTTCCGTACCGACTCCATCCGGTTCGATGCAAAAGTACGGGTTCCAAAAGCGTGAGAAGCCATCGGCGATGCCAAACTCTCAACCAATACCTCCCGAAATTACAGTCATCGGGGATGGTATCCAAGATCCTATGCTTGCCCTGGAAATACTTGACGAGCGTTTACAACGCTACCGTCTGGTGCAACCAAAGCTTGAGCGGCAGATGATGCAGTCGCTCAAGGACTACGGCCAAGTATCGCCAATCATCGTCTTTCAACTCGAAGGGCAGATGGTACTCGTCGATGGTTTCAAGCGTTTACGTGCGGCTCGGTCGCTCAAAGGGTTTACGCACTTGCAAGCGAGGTTGTTGGAAGTGGATGAGCAAGCAGCCAAGGCAGCCTTGTTCAATCTGAACCGCATCGTCGGACGACCCGTGGAACTGGAGGAAGCTTGGGTCATCTTTGCACTCGTTCGCGAGGATGGACTCCAGCAAGCCGAAGTTGCCCAGATGCTTGGTCGCCACAAGAGCTGGGTGAATCGACGACTAGCATTGATCGAGCGACTTTGTGACGAAGCTCGCGAGTCATTGCGGCTTGGACTGTTAACACCAACTCAAGCGAGACATCTGATCCGGTTGCCGCGCGGCAACCAGAAAGCGGCCATGTTAGCGGCTACCGATGCCGCGTTGACTTCGCGTGAACTATCGGATGTTGTGGATCTACTCTCTGCAAGTAGCACTGCCGAGCAGGCTCACTTGGTGCTCTCCAATCCACGTGAAGCTCTGCGTCAATCACAAGCGGACTACGTCTACCAATGGGATCCGCGAATGAGTGCTTCAGGTAACCGAGCGGCCAAACGCCTGGCGTTACTCTTAGACTGCTTGGCCAAGATGAACAGTTGGCTCCGATACAAAGGGCGTTCGGAATTACAAGCGATCGATCGAGAGCCGTTAACCGATGGCTTCGTCAAGCTTGAGCAAGAAACGAAGGTGGTCGCCGAAGCAACCGAGGACTTTTTGAAAGAGATG harbors:
- a CDS encoding ParB/RepB/Spo0J family partition protein; this translates as MPNSQPIPPEITVIGDGIQDPMLALEILDERLQRYRLVQPKLERQMMQSLKDYGQVSPIIVFQLEGQMVLVDGFKRLRAARSLKGFTHLQARLLEVDEQAAKAALFNLNRIVGRPVELEEAWVIFALVREDGLQQAEVAQMLGRHKSWVNRRLALIERLCDEARESLRLGLLTPTQARHLIRLPRGNQKAAMLAATDAALTSRELSDVVDLLSASSTAEQAHLVLSNPREALRQSQADYVYQWDPRMSASGNRAAKRLALLLDCLAKMNSWLRYKGRSELQAIDREPLTDGFVKLEQETKVVAEATEDFLKEMKQP